The window TTAATCCTCCAAATACCCTTAGCAATAACTTCACCAGTGACCTTAGCAAGAGCTGGAGTTGGTTCATCTTGATACTCCTGCCCAGAATAAATAtaatcacaaatatgtggaataacaattaataacaaactgtGTATTCAGTTAGGAGAGGAAATAATTACTGAGCAATCATTGGAGAAAGACCCAAGAGTAGGTTGGATTAATGTTCAGTCTGCTAAACTGAATGTTCAGTCTACTAAAACATTTGTTTTGCATGCATTTTACATGATAGTATTTGAAGTTGGAGCATTTTTCTAGGTTGAGGGAGGACAATTTCACAATTTTGACTGGGATTGTAACCTTTTCCAAAACAAAGAGCTTAATATTGTTTTCCTCAAGTAAAACAGATTCTAATCAGCAACCTTGAATACTAATGACCAAATGATGGTGTGAGTCTTGGGAATAGCCAACCTTTTCTTGATTATATTTGCTTGGGAATTATTCCTGGGATTCCACATTGATTTTCCCCATGGGGAATTAAAAAGGGTAATAGTGTCTCAGATAGTTGTAcagaaatatttttgctttaaaatgaatCAGTaaaggggtgcctgactggctcagtcaaaagagtgtgtaactcttaatctcagggtcataaattaCACTgtcacattgagtgtagagattatttacataaatacatacaaacatagatacatacataaacattttttaaaataataagaaacaaaattaatccATAGAAGTACCTAAGAAATCCAACACATTAGAATGCTTGAGAAGCAGCTAGAAAGGGAAAGAGTACTACTGTACTTTAGTACTAACTAGAGATTTCATGGCAAAAACACTCATCAATGAGAACAAGGAggtaaaagcaaatgaaaaatcacAGGACAAAAAGCTATATCTTACTTTAGCAATCTGGGCTTTCTAGATGATTTTCAGTCccacaaaattcaaaatccaagACCTTAGACTACATAAATCCATCAGGGTGTTATCAAGTGACAAAGTGGTAACTACCGGGGTATAAAAGGAATTATGTcagaaaatcttgaaataaatacACCATTTCCAGAAAAGCCTTCTTGACCACATTTAACAAAAGAGATTCTTATACTTTGCTTTCACTGTCTTCTGCTTCTATTATCAACATCTTTGGGTATTATTGTTCAGATATTATTGCCTCATATTAACTCTTGCAAAGAACTACAACTGATTGGCtccaacaccaccaccacactCTGCCATAATCTGACTAGTAAACAAGCAGAGGTACACACAGTGCAAAACACATagtcaatatttaataaatattaattttaaaaatatttgactaatttttttctaatgtagtttagaataatttttacaATTGATCAATAATAggctcaaaatatataaataaaaaattcattaagaaaattcTTTTGTGCATAATAGAAAACTTCAATACATCTCTTACACATCTATACGTCAAGTAGACAAAAAAACAGCAATGCTATGGTTTTGAACACTACTAACAATTGAATAATCATGATCTAGTTAAAATATGTggaactcggggatccctgggtggcgcagaagtctagcgcctgcttttggtccagggcacgatcctggagacccgggattgaatcccacgtcgggctcccggtgcatggagcctgcttctccctctgcctgtgtctctgcctctctctctctctctctctctctctctctctgtgactatcataaaaaataaaataaaataaaataaaatatgtggaacTCTGTAcccaacaatttaaaaatacactttttttcaaatatacatgGAATAATTACAAAAACTGACCAAGCAAGAGGAcgtaaggttttttttaagattttatttatttattcatgaaagatacagagagagaggcagagacataggcaaagggagaagcatgctcccaagttagaaaatgaatagaataaactaaaaaaaagtagaatatataagagcagaaatcaaagatcatgaaaataaatataaaacaaagaagaaaaggccagaagttggttctttcaAAAGATTTGTAACTAGACAATACTCTTGTTAACTTGATTGAGcaagagaaaattatatatttgtatatcttctttggagaaatatctgttcaagttctttgcccatttttttcagAAGCCCATATGACTTTTATTGTCTATAAATGTAACTTCTTTATTGAACATCATAAAAGAACTTTTACATTAAATGTCAttcattattaattttcatatattggaTGCTATATGCATAATGTTACAgagtatatacttaaaaatatttgtataattgttctaaatttaaagtattatttgtCATGTAAGTGATATATGAATCTTAATAGGTTGTTTTAAAAGGTATAATTTAACAGTGCCAATGATATGATAATAATATGtctaagttaaatttaaataggtcggcagccccggtggcgcagcggtttagcaccgcctgcagcccagggagtgatcctggagacccaggatcgagtcccacgttgggctccttgcatggagcctgcttcttcctctgcctgtgtctttgcctctctctccagctgtgtctctatgaataaataaataaaatctttaaaatacataaataaataaaaaataaatttaaataggtGAAACAGAAAACTATGGGCACAAAGTCTAGCCTTTCCTCTTAGAAATTTGggactttttaaaactattttatttatttatttgaaagagagagcaagtgagagacagagtacaagcagggtgaggaatagagggagaagcagactccctggcgagcagggagcccaatgtgggcttgatcccaggaccctgggatcattacccaagccaaaggcagatgttttaccagctgagccaaccaggtgccccagaaatttggagctttttaaaaaattgtctgaATGATTTAATCTTTTTATGCTCATGAAGAAGGGAAAACTCAAAATCATCTGTGAGAGATCTTCTTGTAGTTGAAATTTTTCTGCATCCCACTATTTACAACAATGGTTTCTTCTACAAAATCTCCCAAGAAATATATTCTCTTAGgtctttacccattttttaatctaGTATTGgggtttttgctgttgagttgaggcccttctttattttataaatttacccCTTATGAGAtatgtggtttacaaatattttctcccattccacaggttgtcTTTTGACTCTGTTGATTACTGCCTTTGCTGTACAGAGACTTTCCAGTTGGaagtagtcccacttgtttatttttgttttttgtttcttgtgtacTATTGATGTTCTAGCCAATAAATTATTGCCAAaaccaatgtcaagaagcttttcccctaatgtcttttcctagaagttttatagttgcAGATAGATGGACATTTAAACTTTTAACTATcatcaattgatttttgtgtgtggtataagttAGGGatccatttttgttgttgttaacctTCAAAATAAAgctgccagttattttaccagcaaaaagaTGGGCTTATTTAGGAATAGCAAAGAAAATTTGGGAGAAGCACTCTATAGCAAAGCCATAGGCAAGTctagagaacaaaggagaggaataatttttttctcagaagaaagggtggggaggggaagttGGGAAGGACTGTTATAAACAAAAAGTCCACTGGACTAAACTGGGACTTCAAAGTATAGTGGCTTCTAAATGGCTGAGTTTTGACAGTCCTTTATAAGCTGGGCTGtggctggaggaggggaaaaCCTACCTACCCTCTGCTGGGATAGTAAAGTACCATCCAGTGCAAggtccttctcttcctcttgcaTTTGCAATTGGAAACAAGTGGTAGGACATGAGAGCTCCACCTATTGGCCTTCCCACTCCACTTTAGTGAGGTATCCTTACATTAATTTTCGTGTTTTGCATATGAATATTCAggtttcccaacatcatttgttaaaaatatcatCCTTAtctcattgtgtattcttggcactcTTAAAGATTGTTTGACATTCACACACATGGGTTTATATCTTGGCTCTATGCTCTGTTCATTGGTCTATATGCCTGTGTTTATATCAATACCATACTGTTATAATTATTGTAGCCTTGTAGTATTTGAAATGATTAATTTGAAATCAaaaagtgtgatgcctccaatttcttcttctttcaagaTCATATAAATGGTAAGTAGGCAtctgaaaatatgctcaacatcattaattattgaggaaatgtgaatcaaaactaTATTGAGAAATGATCTCACACCTAATAAAAAgactatcatcaaaaaaaaaaaaaaagataagtgttgatgaggatgtagacaAATTGGAACACCAGCACTCCTGCTGGGAATGTAAATAGTGCATTCCGTATGCAAAAAAGTGGTTCTTCAAAAACAGCAGTTCTTCAAATAATTAAGAATAGAATTACCACATCAGTATCTCAAAAAGATAACTGCACCCCCACATTTATGGCAACATAATTCACAGTAGCCACGATATAGAAACTGCCAAGTAACCACCAACGAATGAGTGGGTGAGGAAAATCTGATATTCATATTCAGTGGGATGGTATTTAgctttggaaaggaaggaaatcctgccatttgtgacaacatgaataaaactgaaggacattatgctcagtgaaatagcCATTCACGGGACCAATACAAGATTTGCCATATATGAGGGATCTAACATAGTCAAACTTACAGAAGCATAGAATACAATAGTGATCGCTAGAGTCTGGGAAACAGACAGTTGTTTTCCACTGGGTACAAAATTTCAGCTATTTTAGATGAATGAGTCCTAGATACCCACTTACAGCACAGTGTCTGTGATTAACAATATGGTGTTGTACCTTCAAAATTTGCTAAAAGGGTAGACATGGTAAGTGTTGTACCTCACACACgcaaaaaagtaaagtaaaactaAAGGACACACAAGGAAACTTGGGGAGGTGTTTCATATCATCTATTACTTTAATTGTAGTGATGGCAGCATGGATGTTTCCATTGATGTTATCCAACTCATaaaattgtacacattaaatatgtgcaattatttgcatattaaagTACACCTCAGTGATACACagaatacacagagaaaagaacaaatgaagacatgagacagaaacagagaaggaaaatcaaCTAGGAATATATCTCAACATGGTAtagatatatcattttttaaaaagtaatgaaactaCTGTAAAAAACTTGAtaccaatgaattttaaaatggtaaggatgaaatagacaaattccttaaaaatatattcctaattCTCTCTTCAGTGAGTcctaataagtatatatatatctttaaagaaGAATGTATGTAagctttaaaaatgagcaaaaattaaACAACATTGTAGATTATATACTTCTTTAGAACAATTGtgtttcaaacaaacaaaagaagcataaaccaaaaaaatccagGCTAGTGATTGTTTTGGGTGAAAAAGCAAGGGATAGGGGTTGGAAGAGCAGATCCAACAAGAGATAGGctcacacatatttattttattatgctttctAGCTCAAATATATGTTACAGATtttgtaaatatgtaatatttcatttagaaagtagaaaaaatcAATGAGATCAGTAAgtagtattttttatcttttgcatTTGCAGAGATTCAAGTTAATCACATATCCACTGTTTGCAAACATGGGGGAAACTCATGAGTAATTCACTTCTGGTGATGGAATTTCAAATCAACTCAATCACCTTAGAGGACAGTTTTGCCAAATTTAATCAAGCCTTGCGAATACTTTTTGGCacagcaatttcatttctatcAAGTGATTATGAGGAAGTAATCAAAgctatgtgtatataaaatggtACATCAATATCTTTCATAGCAGAGTtgttgaaaactaaaaattagaaataactaaaaattagaaGAATTGACTAAAGCAATATGGCTACATCCATCCACTGGATTACCACACAGTGACCAAGAACTACATGCTAAAGGTAGAATTATCAGCATAAGAGATTTACACATCATATCGTTAAATGACTCACATATCatattgttaaatgaattttAGAACAACGTGGTcctattttgtatgatttttcaaatgcataaaggaaaatcctaaaagaaatataacaaaattttgacaattacatgtgagtgaaatgattttcagttattcttttctcttccttgtgctTATCTTTATGTAACCTACAAATGTACTTTAGATTCCACAAGTTTGTTATTATGAATAAGTTCAACATTTGTGCTAAATCTATGagatttttcctatttcattccaTTCCTTGTGATTCAGAATGAAAGagttgtttctctccctctccgcTTTTATTTACCATTTGTTCCCCAGACAAAAACAAGTAATCATTGACTTCCCACTGTAGGTCAGGCATCCATCTGGGTACAAAGAtcaaaaaatcttgttttttgctttatggACCTTCTTTCCCTGtggacagaaacaaaaaatagttaataaaacaGCGCAATCATTCAAATGGAGACGCTCAAACATAGCATATGATAGAAACTGACTGGAGAACAAAGGCAAGAGGGCACTTCTCTAGATAGGAAGTCTTTTCTTGGAGTTGACACTCGGGTTGAACTTGAATGATGAGAAAGAGCCAACCCTGCCTTTACCCAGGCAAAAGTCTTTGCAAGTGAATGGAAATACAGTGTACAGGTCTCAGGCCATGAGAGTATTGGTGTTTTCCAACAACAGGAAGTCCAAAATGGCTAAGAAGAGCAATAAAGGGTCAATGAAGTTGGTAGAGCCAGATCTCGTCAGCTTTAACCAATCCGGGTCAGACAGTGAGGTAGATAGAGTAGGTATGCATCCCCCATCTTGCTGTGCTGTCAACCTGCCCAAAGCTTCCAGAGCTCCCCATGAGCTTCCCTTCTTCCTAGGGCATGCACACACCCAGCACAGACTGGTCAGCATGGGGTCTAACCACTTCCATGACATTCACAAATTCATGAATTCCCTCTACTAAACCCTGTTGTTGAGTCTGCCCACCCTGTCACACCCCTTACTTTCAtgaagtgcttttcttttttttatgaagtgCTTTTTGTAGCCTCAGAGATGGATCATCCTTTCGTACAATTCAGTTGTATACGTCCTTATTTTTTAAGACGccatttctttgagagagacagagagcacacatgcaagcatagggagagaggcagagggagacaaactcaagccgactccctgctgtaTGTGGACACTCGGTAAATCCCGGGACCTATGAGaacatgatctgagtcaaaatcaggCATGgagcacttaaccaactaagccacccaggcaccccaagttatATCCTTCTCACACAATTTTCTACAGTTCCTAGCATAGGATTTAgaacatagtaaatattcaataccttttttggttaattgaatttctatttatttaattttttttataccCTAGTCAGCTTGTTAACTTCTTCCAgcatattagagaaaaaaaagaacaccagagATAACCAAGACAGGCTTCTTAGAACTATTGCACAGAGCTTTAGGATGCAATTTGAATATGAAAGGAAGTGTATAAAGTAAATCAAATTGTGGCATTTTGAAGTCTGTATTCAACgacttttatgtttaaaatccTTCAGTCCTGggccacctggtggctcagtcagctaagcatctgcctttggctcaggtcatgatctcagagtccagagatggagcccagcatcaggttccctgatcagaaaggagcctgcttctccctctcctgcttcttcccctgatggttgctctctctttctctctctctgatgctccttccctctctcaaataataaagtatgtttaaaactaaataaacaaataaataaaatagaatactttAGTCCTGTAGGAAAAGTGTGTTTCTCCATCAAGGTCtgataaatggatttttttatatatattttttatttatctatgagagacacacacactcaaacagaggcagagacacaggcagagggaggagcaggttctatgcagggagcccgatgtgggacttgaccccaggtctccaggatcacgccctaggtggaaggcagtgttaaaccactgagacacccgggctgccctgataaaTGGAtctagaaaggaaaggaaataatttgtaGAAAGCATGGAAGAATGTCATCAAAACTGAGAAGtggttttaatgttttatttcatttcattgcacAGGCACTTATATAACACTCTAGATCAAGGATTTTGTAAGCACTTGACAACTACTAGCTTGGTGAAGCCTTATAAACTTATGAGGAAGGTATCTACCATAAAGGAACTGCCTTTTCAGTAAGtcaaaaacaaagatcagaaatttcagggatccctggatggctcagcagtttagtgcctgcctttggcccaggtcttGGGGTTCCGAGATTGGGGttccgagattgagtcccgcattgggcttcctgcatggagcctgcttctccctctgcctgtgtctctccctctctctgtctctctgtgtgtctctcatgaataaataaataaaatcttaaaaaaagaaaaattcagatggTTCAACTtacctctattttacagatgacaaaatttAGGCATAAGGAAGTTAAGCAATCTATGTGTTAGTCAAAACACAAAGCTAAGATTTAAAGTCAGGCAGTCTGGCCCAAGAGAGTGTGCTCTTAACCATGTCACTATAAAAGAAGACAGGTTACCTACTTCTGAGGAATCATTGCTGATTTCATTATAATTAGGGTAAGGATTAGCACTACCTGggacaaaattaataaacaggTCCTTGTCTTTGCTCATTACCAGGTCCCCATTATTTAACTCCCTGACAGTATAGGAATACAGCTTTTGAAAGTACTGGAGTAATTATAAAGGTTAATGCATAATTGTTACTGCATTGGTTGAAAAGTTTAAGAAGCCATAAACCAGTGGTCCAATGTCAGGCTGATGTTGtgataaatacacacacaaacacacacacacttcaaaataactttagttctttgctttcatttactAAAGGACAATATATATTGAAAGGTAAGAGACAGACAACAATATCTCTTTAAAATcctgtttttgtctttaatttcttcacaCACTATAGCTACTCTCACACGTCTCACTAtacaaactcaaaagaaaaaaacactatcCCTAAAACTgcaattttctaatatttctaagCACTTTTCTTCAGATGCTGCATTACAAACCACAAAATCATTCTGACAAGGAAAGATACTCCTGGGAACACAGAgtaggaaaagataaagaagaagcCAGTCCAAAATCCTCCTTATCAAGGAGAGGCAAGAAAATGTACAAACAATTGtatattaatactttttattctGTCATATTTCATAAGGAATCAAACTATATCCTCCTTGGTTATGGACAGAAAACACAGTAAGAAAATCCTGGAATCAATAATTAAACTAGTCAGTAGACCACCCATGGTGCTGTGTTTCCTTGGATTCATGTCTGCAGCAACGGCAGGGAATATCAGAGATGCCTGTCTTCCTTGATATCAAAGTCACTTAAACAGCTTCTGGAAGCTCAACACCTGACTGAATATTCTCCTCATGGCCACTTTCATCTCTTTATTCCTAAAAGTGTAGATGGCAGGGTTCAGAAATGGAGTAATAATGACATCAAAAATGGCAAGGAACTTATCCACTGGCACTGTGGGAAATGGCCATGAGTACACAAAAATACATGGACCAAAAAATAAGACCACCACTGTTATGTGAGCTGACAGTGTAGAGAGGGCCTTGGACAAGCCACCTGAGGAACGTTGCCAAACGATGACCAAGATGAAGATATAGGAAATAACCAAAATGGAAAAAGTTCCCAGAGAGATGAAGCCACTATTGGCAGTGACCATGAGCTCTAATCTGTAGGTGTCTGTGCAGGCAAGCCTAATAAATCGAGGAAGATCACAGTAAAAGCTGTCCACCTCATTGGGGCCACAAAATGGCAGGTTTACAACAAACACCAGTTGGATCAATGAGTGGATGATCCCAATGGCCCAGGCCACCACCAGGAGTGAAATGCAAGTTCTGAAGTTCATGATGGCTAGATAGTGGAGAGGCCTGCATATAGCAACATAACGGTCAAGGGCCATGAAAATGAGCAGAACCATCTCAGTTCCTCCAATAACATGAATGAAGAACATCTGAGCAATGCAGCCTTGGAAAGAGATTACTTTTCTCTCCTTGAAAAAATCAGAGATCATCTTGGGAGCTGCAATGGAGGAAACCCATATGTCAATAAAGGAGAGGTTGGCCAGCAGGAGGTACATGGGGGAATGTAAATGTGAGTCAGAAATCACTGTGAGCACAATGAGGAGGTTTCCTAAAATACCTGTTACATAGAACacagagaaaactagaaataggACAAGCTGCATCTCCAAAGAACTGGTGAGTCCCACCAACACAATCTCAGACACTACCGAATTATTTCCTCCCCCCATAGTTGCAGTCACTTTGGGCTCCAAATTGGCCTGAAAGAACAGGAAAACACAAGAAATTGGGGTTAGTGACCATATCAGTCAAGGTTCCATTAGAGAAGCAGAACCACTAGGAGATGATATACTAAGTGATGTGTTAGTGTTTTGACCTTATATGACCATGGAAGCTGGTTCAGCAGTCTCTGTAAGTCTGTTGTCTTTGCACCGGATACCATAGCTTGAAGTCCACAGGACAGGCAGCCAGCAAGAGAAGATGGATGCACAGTGGAGGAAGGCGAGAATTAACTAGACCCCACAAGCAAAAGCTAAAGTCTCTGAGGTCAGACAAAAGTTAGTGCCAGTGCTCGTCGCCTCTAACCCCGATGGTGCAGATGTACTGCAGAAGCCAGGGCGCTCCACCACAGAGCTGAACGCACAGCTGGCCCACAAGTCAGACGAGCTCAAGAAGCCTCCCGAGGGAGGTGTGGCAGCTGCAGTTCTGGCCACTGCCTCACACCAATGAGACAAGCCAGCAGAGAAATGACAA of the Canis lupus familiaris isolate Mischka breed German Shepherd chromosome 30, alternate assembly UU_Cfam_GSD_1.0, whole genome shotgun sequence genome contains:
- the OR4F34 gene encoding olfactory receptor family 4 subfamily F member 34 — protein: MGGGNNSVVSEIVLVGLTSSLEMQLVLFLVFSVFYVTGILGNLLIVLTVISDSHLHSPMYLLLANLSFIDIWVSSIAAPKMISDFFKERKVISFQGCIAQMFFIHVIGGTEMVLLIFMALDRYVAICRPLHYLAIMNFRTCISLLVVAWAIGIIHSLIQLVFVVNLPFCGPNEVDSFYCDLPRFIRLACTDTYRLELMVTANSGFISLGTFSILVISYIFILVIVWQRSSGGLSKALSTLSAHITVVVLFFGPCIFVYSWPFPTVPVDKFLAIFDVIITPFLNPAIYTFRNKEMKVAMRRIFSQVLSFQKLFK